A region of Deltaproteobacteria bacterium DNA encodes the following proteins:
- a CDS encoding DUF362 domain-containing protein, which produces MKEPRVITRRDFLRGTAGVALTVAFHSGISAMAQAEQKAKVVLIRNAEVLTVGGKVHGEILRNMLDEALRALLAESETLQAWHRLVKRSDVVGIKSNAWYKMPTPKELEVAIRKRLLDVGVAEKNIAIDDRGVLHNPVFLNSTALVNVRPVRTHHWSGVGSCLKNYIMFVPDPSAYHGEACSDLGKIWTYPLVQGKTRLNILSALQPQFYGRGAHFFDRRYVWPYKGLIVGTDPVAVDAVGARLLQVKRTAYFGEDRALDVPPIHITVADKKYHLGVSDLNRIDLIKLEWSKNGQGIHSQRTGSYHREVFPANLISTDHL; this is translated from the coding sequence ATGAAAGAACCACGAGTCATTACGCGCAGGGATTTTCTTCGGGGAACAGCCGGAGTTGCCCTGACGGTAGCCTTTCATTCAGGGATTTCAGCCATGGCCCAAGCGGAGCAAAAGGCCAAGGTCGTCCTGATTCGAAATGCCGAGGTTTTGACGGTAGGCGGAAAAGTTCACGGGGAAATTCTTCGCAACATGCTGGATGAAGCCCTCAGGGCCCTATTGGCAGAGAGCGAAACCCTTCAGGCCTGGCATCGACTTGTCAAAAGGTCGGACGTGGTGGGCATTAAAAGTAATGCTTGGTATAAAATGCCCACTCCAAAAGAATTGGAAGTAGCCATCCGGAAACGCCTGCTGGATGTGGGAGTCGCCGAAAAAAACATAGCCATCGACGATCGCGGGGTTTTACACAATCCCGTTTTCCTGAATTCCACGGCCTTGGTCAATGTGCGCCCGGTGAGAACCCATCACTGGTCAGGTGTTGGCAGCTGTTTGAAAAATTACATTATGTTCGTACCGGATCCATCGGCCTATCATGGTGAGGCCTGCTCCGACCTGGGCAAGATCTGGACTTATCCCCTTGTGCAAGGAAAGACCCGTTTGAATATCCTCAGCGCCCTCCAACCTCAATTTTATGGAAGAGGGGCCCATTTTTTTGATCGGCGGTATGTCTGGCCTTATAAAGGATTGATCGTGGGGACGGATCCTGTAGCTGTGGACGCGGTAGGCGCCCGCCTCCTGCAGGTGAAACGCACCGCCTATTTCGGCGAGGACCGGGCGCTCGATGTTCCTCCCATTCATATCACCGTGGCCGATAAAAAATACCACCTCGGCGTCAGCGACCTGAACCGTATCGACCTGATCAAGCTGGAGTGGTCAAAAAACGGACAAGGTATTCATAGCCAGCGGACAGGTTCATATCACCGTGAGGTTTTCCCTGCGAATCTAATTTCAACCGACCATCTATAA